One window of the Sparus aurata chromosome 17, fSpaAur1.1, whole genome shotgun sequence genome contains the following:
- the setd2 gene encoding histone-lysine N-methyltransferase SETD2 isoform X3, whose protein sequence is MGDPCDLKHFVKEEGSGASVKVEGLSKAALIKSLSPRVMLSNHLLPKGTKMKVNLEDQGRQKVSFSFAPTKKPLQSPFFIPSSADKSVAEPPSPLSPSTPDKGGQNTDGKTEQNQSPVPTSKAEAPSQTPVSSAAKQKTDLAKMHFKKQILSVSVTEETPTSVVPEEPHSPESQVLQTSASKCVTEFPTPQPQNVVSVSPSDSAHIEASETRVTPSLKKPAASSGKDGESSSSTEQDSTVYKRKTRSQSNSAPLGSESDGDSVQMSSSRKSVDSKSKTNTDSRSKEVKKSSSGSHVEEKEKGSSKRSENHERSSSYSKSDRDCRHASSRSSRSDKERRRTRSRSRSRSRGSRTSSSHSRSERSRGDRGSRSERSYYHEPDRRSHRSSPRRERRRSRSRTDRTRDSSDSEDDHRKTRTRTSDSSRSSAHSSLYKESKSSSYSKSEKASKSADSPHSSELDKRTQSSKSERTSKRLSDSDSQRKCSPDLDSNYRKSSSHHKSETNSKSSSSSTHTHSQTNEKRPKSSSSDSEADHKGKSQTSDKSSGSEENYKDSQKKSSRSDTKQMTPSRSSVKTSGHDRQSNDIFHSPDKAPPSANISESCSQSEKEKPDSHQGGNEQSNQAFKEMVLYTDKSLQESSCKRKETNSGLEAENENASTLTSSESLKHVNATLENLTNEKDSLSSNNRPHVNSDAAVLNSCSSNNSIMCSQDKKVVECSPEPMPLLDTTDKHVTYDVQQNTKPDMFEPNEVWPVDSQCGTSVPLKSDPSCHESESQLTLEQQNVDAVKKSCSSSRKSRWDIVGQDTSESDNSQRTLCAESKPTVKKVISVKKIEFSKENSQQDSDVKETIQQEAETHSKLVKQIEISKQEVGSASTSITDRHKDQSEPLRESTSIDHCDLKLSFSQKTNTDDPLHINDTSQVDKSAKMQSWNGDGHEEKSMDNVHKSKLSKRSALNPDAFGGQSEASDSDNSEYDSDCGEAIKRLHSVVVVPKNSSLTMDPQDTGASSCTPMNSSELQNANLAADVNVGEVQKQRQGSSSNLETSGPCAGVNDSLSMLCQSQSNMIDSTSHSESSSSISVQPYMAGHISAHGSATDPAHSLDNSRQCETGQKQHIVNSRGERIFSHYQQGDFSSADNINDKNGFNLGWDFSQMELPSSTYQQPDSSHGPQLLNTKLTGTSPQEQEHMQSNASWNHQSPNTQTSRKTYLHVHEHYQDPAGEIHPDSLTNDHEDYSGDKSSNLSKTAVECIGPLTPGSSSFVQGYEISSNSRGPVVPDPPKEDHFRPHRGRGPPKKRRPEIESDSDNEAEAGPAGKRERQADTDVPKESHVKAEVQRPSLTLQDFHDSNKWKELSKARKMPPYFDLIEENLYLTERKKSKSHRDIKRMQCECPVLPREERSRGVLACGEDCLNRLLMIECSSRCLNGVYCSNRRFQMKQHADFDVILTEDKGWGLRAAKDLSSNTFVLEYCGEVLDHKEFKTRVKEYARNKNIHYYFMSLKNNEIIDATLKGNCSRFMNHSCEPNCETQKWTVNGQLRVGFFTTKAVTAGTELTFDYQFQRYGKEAQKCFCGAPSCRGFLGGENRVSVRAAGGKMKKDRSRKSALTTVDEELEALLENGEGLYDEKQVVSLCRLMVRVETMEQKLICLKLIQDTQNPSCLKQFLDHHGLSLLWIFMVELSEAKGNSANNTKLQLEIMKTLAVLPISTKNMLEESRVLTFIQRWAQTKLLTQPAELDGYSSENTSRAQTPLNTPDGSSTKMGPELDGDTSKPAVYRRLKIISENSLDSALSDASKASDGKEEEEEDDDEEEEESSQAGLPDAKPLKADPVCEAADPTEETTQESVKEEKEEEIEMNSSSQLQSQTEEVKEETEPKLEQDIEMQEDTSECQTDEPEGPKESSEEQESGEEQSSQAITEKAELEGNQPTVNVLEAESQSIQTDGADFSSEQPSENIEVQAETQEAEKPPVSEALPGESTADAAPSSETPEASIPSEVIVTPVDPSVIGTPSQDEEEGVSDVESERSQEPQLSVLDISGMAARLLESWKDLKEVYRIPKKSQVEKEASDRSRDRDTALTPRTPSGSRERERDREKERERDRDRDYDRDRDRDWDRDRDRDRERERDRERDRDRDRERERERDRDRVSDKTPRSAERRRRRSSSPPSSYERSTRRTEERFESSNTNKTPRGGAAKERNKLSTEERRKLFEQEVAQREAQKQQQLQQQQQQQLQTMAYDPALAYTSSPGFITYPPGYPIQTFVDPSNPNAGKATPVSNLSQHITTTNLTTGNPQQYAQPTVAAQDAGVAVLSVPAQTAPQVQGQQSYTTLWDPTTQQAVTVQTQPTQQYAPAPAPPQTQTAIYYQGQPCQTIYSIPTAYPQANTPVIQAYTEPSASYLHGQPVYPGHQQGVVVQQGGTVTTIVTSQTVQQEMIVPNNVIDLPPPSPPKPKTIVLPPNWKVARDPEGKIYYYHIVTRQTQWDPPTWEGSSDNTSVDHESEMDLGTPTYDENPSKFSTKTAEADTSSELAKKSKETFRKEMSQFIVQCLNPYRKPDCKLGRISNTEDFKHLARKLTHGVMNKELKACTNPEDLECNENVKHKTKEYIKKYMQRFGSVYRPKEDTEVY, encoded by the exons agaggagggaagtggtgCCTCG GTAAAGGTAGAGGGCCTTTCCAAGGCAGCCCTAATCAAGAGCCTGTCTCCCAGAGTCATGCTATCCAACCATCTCCTGCCTAAAGGTACCAAGATGAAGGTCAACCTTGAGGATCAGGGTCGTCAGAAAGTGTCCTTCAGCTTCGCACCGACCAAGAAACCACTGCAGAGCCCATTCTTCATTCCCTCCAGCGCAGACAAGTCTGTCGCTGAACCGCCCTCGCCCTTGTCACCATCAACCCCAGACAAAGGAGGACAGAATACAGATGGCAAAACTGAGCAAAACCAGTCACCTGTGCCAACATCAAAAGCAGAGGCACCTTCTCAAACACCTGTCTCCTCAGCTGCTAAACAAAAAACGGATTTAGCAAAGATGCATTTCAAGAAGCAAATTCTCAGTGTCTCTGTGACTGAAGAGACACCAACATCTGTTGTGCCAGAGGAGCCACACTCCCCTGAATCGCAGGTTCTGCAGACATCAGCAAGTAAGTGTGTAACTGAATTCCCAACACCCCAGCCTCAGAATGTTGTCAGTGTAAGCCCCTCTGACAGTGCTCACATCGAAGCATCTGAAACGAGGGTGACCCCTAGCCTCAAGAAGCCTGCTGCTTCCTcagggaaggatggagagagttCCAGCAGCACTGAGCAGGATAGTACGGTATACAAAAGGAAAACCAGGTCTCAATCTAATAGTGCTCCCCTTGGGTCAGAATCTGATGGGGATTCAGTCCAGATGTCTTCCAGTCGCAAATCAGTTGACtccaaaagtaaaacaaacactgacagcagaaGCAAAGAAGTAAAAAAGTCTTCCTCTGGTTCACATGTTGAGGAAAAGGAGAAAGGTTCTTCTAAGCGGTCAGAGAATCATGAAAGGTCTTCTAGTTACTCCAAATCGGACCGTGACTGTAGACACGCATCATCACGCTCATCTCGATCAGACAAAGAGCGCAGAAGGACCAGGTCTAGATCAAGGTCTAGATCAAGAGGGTCTCGAACAAGTTCATCTCATTCCAGATCAGAGAGATCCAGAGGTGACAGAGGATCACGCTCGGAAAGGTCTTACTATCATGAGCCTGACCGGAGATCACACAGGAGTTCTCCACGTAGAGAAAGAAGACGTTCTCGTTCTCGCACTGACAGAACTCGGGACAGTTCTGACTCTGAGGATGACCACAGGAAGACGAGGACAAGGACAAGTGATTCTAGCAGATCGTCTGCTCATTCAAGCTTATATAAAGAGTCAAAATCATCTTCCTATTCAAAATCTGAGAAAGCCTCCAAATCTGCAGATTCCCCCCACTCCTCAGAGTTGGATAAAAGAACACAATCATCAAAGTCTGAAAGGACTTCAAAGCGATTATCAGACTCTGATTCCCAGCGCAAGTGCTCTCCTGACCTGGACTCCAATTACCGTAAATCTAGCTCTCATCACAAGTCAGAGACCAATAGCAAATCCTCCTCTTCCAGTACACACACCCACTCTCAGACAAACGAAAAACGCCCAAAAAGCAGTTCTAGTGACTCTGAGGCCGATCATAAAGGGAAATCACAGACCTCTGACAAAAGCTCTGGCTCTGAGGAGAACTATAAAGACTCTCAAAAGAAATCCAGTAGGTCGGACACAAAGCAGATGACCCCTTCTAGATCTTCTGTGAAAACCAGCGGACATGATAGACAATCAAATGACATATTTCACAGCCCTGACAAAGCACCACCATCTGCAAACATCTCCGAATCTTGTTCTCAGAGTGAAAAGGAAAAACCCGATTCCCATCAAGGTGGAAACGAACAAAGTAATCAGGCTTTTAAGGAGATGGTCTTGTACACTGATAAGAGTTTGCAAGAATCTTCAtgcaagagaaaagaaacaaattcAGGTCTTGAAGCTGAGAATGAAAATGCCTCAACTTTAACCTCAAGTGAAAGCCTAAAGCATGTAAATGCCACCCTGGAAAACTTGACCAATGAGAAGGATAGCCTTTCTTCTAACAACCGACCACATGTGAACTCAGATGCAGCTGTCTTAAATTCATGCAGTAGTAACAATAGTATAATGTGCAGCCAGGACAAGAAAGTTGTTGAATGCTCACCAGAGCCAATGCCCTTACTTGATACAACAGATAAACATGTTACATATGATGTCCAGCAGAACACTAAACCAGATATGTTTGAGCCGAATGAGGTTTGGCCAGTCGACTCACAGTGTGGTACAAGTGTGCCGCTCAAATCTGATCCATCGTGTCATGAATCTGAGAGTCAGCTAACACTTGAACAGCAAAATGTGGATGCTGTTAAAAAGAGTTGCAGTTCTAGCAGAAAGTCCAGGTGGGACATTGTTGGGCAGGACACCTCAGAGAGTGATAATTCACAAAGGACACTTTGTGCAGAGAGTAAGCCTACTGTTAAAAAAGTGATCTCTGTCAAAAAAATTGAGTTTTCTAAAGAAAATAGCCAACAAGACTCAGACGTTAAAGAAACTATTCAGCAGGAGGCTGAAACACATTCCAAACTGGTGAAGCAGATTGAGATCTCTAAGCAGGAAGTCGGCTCAGCCAGCACATCTATTACCGACAGACACAAAGACCAAAGTGAGCCTTTACGTGAAAGCACCAGCATTGACCATTGTGACTTAAAACTGagtttttcacaaaaaacaaacacagatgatcCTCTGCACATAAATGATACATCACAGGTTGACAAATCTGCAAAAATGCAGAGCTGGAATGGAGATGGTCATGAAGAAAAATCCATGGACAATGTTCATAAGAGCAAATTAAGTAAGAGAAGTGCACTAAATCCAGATGCATTTGGAGGTCAGAGTGAGGCTAGTGACAGTGACAACTCGGAGTATGACTCTGATTGTGGAGAGGCTATAAAACGTCTGCACTCTGTTGTGGTGGTGCCAAAGAATTCATCCCTAACAATGGATCCACAGGACACGGGAGCTTCGTCATGCACTCCAATGAATAGTTCAGAACTGCAGAATGCTAATTTAGCAGCTGATGTTAATGTGGGTGAAGTCCAAAAACAAAGGCAGGGGAGTTCTTCCAATCTGGAGACCAGTGGTCCATGTGCTGGTGTGAATGATTCATTAAGTATGTTGTGTCAGTCCCAGAGTAATATGATTGATAGCACCAGTCACTCGGAGAGCTCCAGCTCTATCAGTGTCCAGCCTTACATGGCTGGTCATATCAGTGCTCATGGAAGTGCCACAGATCCCGCCCACAGCCTGGATAATTCCAGACAGTGTGAGACAGGACAGAAGCAGCATATTGTAAACAGCAGAGGTGAAAGGATATTTTCCCATTACCAACAGGGGGATTTCTCCAGTGCTGACAATATCAATGACAAAAATGGTTTCAACCTTGGTTGGGATTTTTCACAAATGGAACTGCCCAGTAGTACATACCAGCAGCCTGATAGCAGTCATGGCCCACAGTTACTGAACACTAAACTGACAGGAACCTCTCCCCAGGAACAGGAGCACATGCAGAGTAATGCTTCCTGGAACCACCAATCCCCTAACACGCAGACTAGCAGAAAAACCTACCTCCATGTGCATGAGCATTATCAGGATCCTGCAGGTGAAATCCATCCTGACTCCCTAACCAATGACCATGAGGACTACAGCGGGGATAAATCATCTAATCTCAGTAAAACAGCTGTTGAATGCATTGGACCTCTCACTCCTGGGTCATCAAGCTTTGTACAAGGTTATGAAAtaagcagcaacagcagaggCCCTGTTGTACCCGACCCCCCTAAAGAAGACCATTTTAGACCCCACAGAGGCCGGGGCCCTCCAAAGAAAAGGCGTCCAGAGATTGAGTCAGATTCCGACAATGAGGCAGAAGCAGGGCCTGCAGGCAAGAGAGAGCGACAAGCAGATACCGATGTACCTAAAGAAAGCCATGTCAAAGCTGAGGTGCAACGTCCATCACTCACACTTCAAGACTTCCATGACTCTAATAAATGGAAAGAGTTATCCAAGGCTAGGAAGATGCCCCCATACTTTGACTTGATTGAGGAGAACCTCTATCTGACCGAGAG aaagaaGAGCAAATCTCACAGAGATATCAAGAGAATGCAATGTGAATGCCCagtgctgcccagagaggagcGGTCAAGGGGAGTGTTAGCATGCGGGGAAGACTGTTTAAACCGACTGCTGATGATTGAGTG CTCTTCACGGTGCCTGAATGGAGTCTACTGCTCCAATCGACGTTTTCAGATGAAACAACATGCAGACTTCGATGTTATCCTCACAGAAGACAAGGGCTGGGGACTAAGGGCAGCTAAAGACTTGTCTTC AAACACCTTTGTACTGGAGTACTGTGGGGAGGTGTTGGACCACAAAGAGTTCAAAACAAGGGTGAAAGAATATGCTCGCAATAAGAACATCCACTACTACTTCATGTCTCTAAAGAATAATGAG ATCATTGATGCAACACTGAAGGGTAATTGCTCTCGGTTTATGAACCATAGCTGCGAGCCCAACTGTGAGACCCAGAAG TGGACTGTAAATGGCCAGCTTAGAGTTGGGTTCTTCACCACCAAGGCTGTCACTGCAGGAACAGAACTGACCTTTGATTACCAGTTCCAGAGATATGG CAAAGAAGCACAGAAGTGTTTCTGTGGAGCACCCAGCTGCAGAGGCTTCTTGGGTGGGGAGAACAGAGTTAGTGTTCGGGCAGCTGGAGggaagatgaagaaagaccGCAGTCGAAAGAGTGCTCTCACCACG GTTGATGAGGAGCTGGAGGCATTACTGGAGAATGGAGAAGGCCTGTATGATGAGAAACAGGTGGTGTCTCTCTGCAGACTGATGGTCCGAGTGGAAACCATGGAGCAAAAACTAATTTGCCTCAAACTCATACAA GATACTCAAAATCCATCCTGCCTGAAGCAGTTCCTGGACCATCATGGATTGTCTTTGCTGTGGATCTTCATGGTGGAGCTTTCTGAAGCTAAAGGCAACAGTGCCAATAACACCAAACTGCAGTTAGAG ATTATGAAGACCTTAGCTGTGCTGCCTATCTCTACTAAAAACAtgttggaggagagcagagtgCTGACCTTCATTCAGCGATGGGCCCAGACAAAACTTCTCACCCAGCCTGCTGAGTTGGATGGTTACTCCAGTGAGAACACCTCTCGTGCTCAAACACCCCTCAACACTCCTGATGGTTCCTCCACCAAAATGGGACCAGAATTGGATGGTGACACTTCCAAACCTGCTGTGTACCGCCGCCTTAAGATCATCAGTGAAAACAGTCTGGACAGTGCACTCTCTGACGCTAGCAAAGCATCAGatggaaaagaggaagaggaggaggacgatgatgaggaagaagaggaatcCTCACAAGCCGGACTTCCTGATGCCAAACCATTGAAGGCCGACCCGGTGTGTGAAGCTGCAGATCCAACAGAAGAAACAACGCAAGAGTcagtgaaggaggagaaagaggaagagattGAGATGAATTCAAGCAGTCAACTCCAGTCTCAAACTGAGGAggtaaaagaagaaacagaaccGAAATTGGAGCAGGATATCGAGATGCAAGAGGACACAAGTGAGTGTCAGACAGATGAACCTGAGGGGCCAAAAGAGTCCAGTGAAGAACAGGAGAGTGGGGAGGAGCAGAGCAGTCAGGCAATAACAGAAAAGGCTGAACTTGAAGGAAACCAGCCCACTGTGAATGTTCTTGAGGCAGAGAGTCAGTCCATCCAAACAGATGGTGCTGATTTTTCATCTGAGCAGCCTTCAGAGAATATCGAAGTCCAGGCAGAGACACAAGAGGCTGAGAAACCTCCTGTCAGTGAGGCTCTGCCTGGTGAATCTACTGCTGATGCTGCCCCAAGCTCTGAAACCCCAGAGGCCAGTATACCCTCTGAGGTCATAGTGACCCCCGTGGACCCATCAGTGATAGGAACTCCATCtcaggatgaagaggaaggtGTCTCAGATGTGGAGAGTGAGAGGAGTCAGGAGCCCCAACTCAGTGTTTTGGACATAAGTGGCATGGCCGCCAGGCTTCTGGAAAGTTGGAAGGATCTGAAG GAGGTGTACAGAATACCAAAGAAGAGTCAGGTGGAAAAGGAAGCCAGTG ATCGCAGCCGAGATCGAGACACTGCTTTGACGCCACGCACCCCCTCTGGTAGCCGAGAACGTGAAAGGGACCgggaaaaagagagggaacgcgacagagacagagattaTGACAGAGACAGGGATCGAGACTGGGATAGAGACAGGGATagagatagagaaagagaaagagacagagaacgAGATCGCGACCGGGACCGGGAGCGGGAGCGAGAAAGAGACCGGGACCGAGTCTCTGACAAAACTCCACGCAgtgcagagagacggaggagacgCTCCTCTTCGCCACCCTCATCCTACGAGAGGAGCACGCGACGCACTGAGGAACG GTTTGAATCATCTAACACCAACAAGACTCCAAGGGGAGGTGCTGCCAAGGAGCGCAACAAGCTGTCCACAGAGGAGCGCAGAAAGCTGTTCGAGCAGGAGGTCGCTCAGCGGGAAGcccagaaacaacaacagcttcaacagcagcagcagcagcagcttcaaacTATGGCTTATGACCCTGCTCTGGCTTACACCTCCAGCCCTGGCTTCATCACATACCCTCCTGGATATCCCATCCAGACCTTTGTGGATCCCTCCAACCCCAATGCTGGCAAG GCCACTCCAGTCTCTAATCTCTCTCAGCacatcaccaccaccaaccTCACCACCGGCAACCCTCAGCAGTATGCGCAGCCAACTGTAGCCGCCCAGGACGCAGGCGTGGCTGTCCTCTCTGTGCCAGCCCAAACGGCCCCTCAGGTACAGGGTCAGCAGAGCTACACAACTCTCTGGGATCCAACTACTCAGCAGGCAGTGACTGTACAGACGCAACCTACACAGCAGTATGCCCCAGCCCCAGCACCGCCTCAGACACAGACGGCTATCTATTACCAAGGCCAGCCATGCCAAACCATCTACAGCATCCCCACCGCCTACCCTCAGGCCAACACTCCAGTTATACAG GCATACACTGAACCCTCAGCCAGCTACCTGCATGGCCAGCCGGTGTATCCTGGTCATCAGCAGGGAGTGGTGGTACAGCAGGGAGGCACAGTCACTACCATTGTCACATCTCAAACTGTCCAACAG GAAATGATTGTACCCAACAATGTGATAGAcctgcctcctccctctccccccaaACCCAAAACTATCGTCCTACCTCCCAACTGGAAAGTGGCCCGGGACCCTGAAGGCAAGATCTACTACTACCATATTGTTACAAG GCAAACACAGTGGGATCCTCCAACCTGGGAAGGAAGTAGTGACAACACTAGTGTAGACCATGAGTCAGAGATGGACCTGGGAACACCTACCTATGATGAGAATCCTTCCAAG TTCTCCACAAAGACCGCTGAAGCTGACACTTCCAGTGAATTGGCTAAAAAGAGTAAAGAGACGTTTCGCAAAGAG ATGTCCCAGTTCATAGTGCAATGTCTAAATCCTTATCGGAAGCCAGACTGCAAACTTGGACGTATCAGCAACACAGAAGACTTCAAACACCTGGCTAGAAAG CTAACTCACGGAGTCATGAATAAGGAGTTGAAAGCTTGCACCAATCCCGAGGACCTCGAGTGTAACGAGAACGTGAAGCACAAGACCAAGGAGTACATCAAGAAGTACATGCAGAGATTTGGCTCCGTGTACAGGCCCAAGGAGGACACAGAGGTGTACTAG